A single Natrinema pellirubrum DSM 15624 DNA region contains:
- a CDS encoding chorismate mutase — translation MTREPTDDPTDDDENRTPDEMSLDELREEIRSIDQEIVELIAQRTYVADTIAAVKDEQGLPTTDESQEQQVMDRAGDNAEQFDVDANLVKAIFRLLIELNKVEQRDSR, via the coding sequence ATGACTCGAGAGCCAACCGACGACCCGACCGACGACGATGAGAACCGCACGCCCGACGAAATGAGCCTCGACGAACTCCGCGAGGAGATCCGCTCGATCGATCAGGAGATCGTCGAGCTGATCGCCCAGCGGACCTACGTCGCGGACACGATCGCAGCGGTCAAAGACGAACAGGGCCTGCCGACGACCGACGAGTCACAGGAACAGCAGGTCATGGACCGAGCGGGGGACAACGCCGAACAGTTCGACGTCGACGCGAACCTCGTCAAGGCGATCTTTCGGTTGTTGATCGAGTTGAACAAGGTCGAGCAGCGGGATAGTAGATAG
- a CDS encoding type II toxin-antitoxin system PemK/MazF family toxin — translation MSEETEIRRGDVVIVRLDPAEGHEMKKTRPAVVVQNDVGNKNASTTIVAPATGTYRGYPFEVLVEAAESPFERDSSIRLDQIRVVSIEKRIHSVLGGLDAETMEAVDEAVKLSLGLD, via the coding sequence ATGAGCGAGGAGACAGAGATTCGTCGCGGTGACGTCGTTATCGTTCGACTCGATCCTGCGGAAGGGCACGAGATGAAAAAGACTCGTCCAGCGGTAGTCGTCCAGAACGATGTTGGGAACAAAAATGCTAGTACGACTATCGTTGCACCTGCGACGGGAACGTATCGAGGCTACCCGTTCGAGGTTCTCGTCGAGGCAGCGGAGTCGCCGTTCGAGAGAGATTCCTCGATCCGTCTCGACCAAATTCGTGTCGTCTCCATCGAAAAACGGATTCATTCAGTGCTTGGAGGCCTCGACGCAGAGACGATGGAGGCCGTTGACGAAGCAGTAAAACTGAGTCTCGGACTGGACTGA
- a CDS encoding TetR family transcriptional regulator C-terminal domain-containing protein encodes MTPLLELRTRAVYDPAYREYFTRGDRLLTESIAKAVRSVTDGDPECDPDAVAETIQTAALGTMLRRSSTNDDTWLAVVRRELERYTDARMNERADTDD; translated from the coding sequence ATGACGCCGCTACTCGAGCTTCGGACACGGGCGGTTTACGACCCGGCCTACCGCGAGTACTTCACGCGGGGCGATCGGCTGCTGACGGAGTCGATCGCGAAGGCCGTTCGCAGCGTGACCGACGGGGACCCCGAGTGCGATCCGGACGCCGTCGCGGAAACGATCCAGACGGCCGCCCTCGGCACAATGCTCCGACGCTCGAGTACGAACGACGATACCTGGTTGGCCGTCGTTCGACGGGAACTCGAACGGTATACGGACGCGCGAATGAATGAGCGAGCAGATACCGACGACTGA
- a CDS encoding DUF7563 family protein: MPECQHCGAFVTRDFVRVFGVDGEVRECPACSTYREITAAPNDRDGGSE; encoded by the coding sequence ATGCCCGAGTGTCAGCACTGCGGCGCGTTCGTCACGCGAGATTTCGTCCGCGTCTTTGGCGTCGACGGAGAGGTCCGAGAGTGTCCGGCGTGTTCGACCTACCGGGAGATCACGGCCGCTCCGAACGACCGCGATGGGGGGTCCGAGTAG